The following are encoded together in the Methanosarcina flavescens genome:
- a CDS encoding stage III sporulation protein AH → MYRRNLIDIASEPKNDVYRHLIDLAFDLCDRFTLVVYEETKLDDKGKSILEKLNDHLIEMNKQSEWPGTILCDQFAYVYYYRASPEAREIIKEVSNSLYSSWIWPLEDLSFYKNGKPWLVNTAHEKISYILSDDESEIDRIMSIEGLKARKASGAFKTLSNWY, encoded by the coding sequence ATGTACAGGAGAAACTTGATAGATATCGCTTCTGAACCCAAAAACGATGTTTATAGGCACCTGATAGATCTGGCTTTTGATTTATGTGATAGGTTTACTCTCGTTGTATATGAAGAAACTAAATTAGACGATAAGGGTAAATCCATATTGGAAAAGCTAAATGATCATTTAATAGAAATGAATAAGCAATCAGAATGGCCAGGCACAATACTATGTGACCAGTTTGCATATGTTTATTATTACCGTGCCAGTCCGGAAGCCAGAGAGATAATAAAAGAGGTTTCAAATTCACTTTACAGTAGTTGGATATGGCCTCTCGAAGACTTGAGTTTTTATAAGAATGGTAAACCATGGCTAGTAAACACAGCTCATGAAAAAATTAGCTATATTCTTAGCGACGACGAGTCTGAGATCGACAGAATCATGAGCATAGAAGGCCTTAAGGCAAGAAAAGCAAGCGGGGCGTTTAAAACCCTGTCTAATTGGTATTGA
- a CDS encoding radical SAM protein has translation MLKDDNYLKLKPEWVLRNDGNKVILYLTSTKNIEYQILDPVTATVISLINGRRCVGDLTKTIGFLFDISTDSSRSLLENIVNVLNDKLEKIDVLDVPDTTAVEYNPLDFLVSPEEFVCQHRLARPLTLMLYFSGWCQTNCIYCYADLTNMRKLNHMSLGQWMEIMEQARDLGIRMLQLTGGDPMSRPNSAEFLARLTEMGFIFLASTKCYVSLDDANRLAEAGWNNPVNGVNREFQVSIDSPDPETADRLMRCKGYLSRATETLQNLMDADIEPKVKAVLTPINYHQAYDHVETFSELGIRTFQFTNYARSHYRHDDHLFLTDEMKLKASDLLKAAKESWPDLIIEGDAVKYTPPSPENQKERRKNWESRAGCSAGRTTLGIAPDGSAVLCEQMPLDAKYFFGDLKRQSIMEVWNSPELLRFICPPRENFVGTPCQLCTDFNNCIHDKGYCFRDALFAYGRIHHPPPDCPQMPVGAYRLT, from the coding sequence ATGCTGAAAGATGATAATTACCTCAAGCTGAAACCTGAATGGGTTTTAAGAAACGACGGTAACAAGGTCATACTTTACCTAACCTCCACCAAGAACATAGAATACCAGATATTAGATCCAGTAACAGCCACGGTTATAAGCCTGATAAACGGCAGGCGCTGTGTAGGGGATCTGACAAAGACAATAGGCTTCCTGTTCGATATATCCACAGACTCATCCAGATCACTATTAGAAAACATAGTTAACGTGCTCAACGATAAGCTAGAGAAAATCGATGTACTTGACGTTCCAGACACCACGGCTGTAGAATATAATCCTCTGGATTTCCTCGTATCCCCGGAAGAGTTCGTATGCCAGCACAGGCTAGCCAGGCCCTTGACTTTGATGCTGTACTTCAGCGGCTGGTGCCAGACAAACTGTATCTACTGCTATGCAGATCTTACTAACATGCGTAAGCTTAATCACATGTCCCTGGGACAATGGATGGAGATAATGGAGCAGGCCAGGGATCTCGGCATACGTATGCTCCAGCTTACAGGGGGAGACCCGATGAGCAGGCCGAACTCAGCGGAGTTTCTGGCAAGGCTTACAGAGATGGGATTCATATTCCTGGCATCTACAAAGTGCTATGTCAGTCTGGATGATGCTAATCGACTGGCTGAAGCTGGATGGAATAACCCCGTAAATGGCGTCAACAGAGAATTTCAGGTCAGCATTGATAGCCCGGACCCGGAAACAGCTGATCGCTTAATGAGGTGTAAAGGCTACCTCAGCAGAGCGACAGAGACGCTGCAGAATCTCATGGATGCAGATATAGAGCCAAAGGTCAAGGCCGTTTTGACCCCAATCAATTACCATCAGGCCTATGATCATGTCGAAACCTTTTCTGAGCTTGGTATTAGAACCTTCCAGTTCACCAACTATGCAAGAAGTCACTACCGCCATGATGATCATCTGTTCCTCACTGATGAAATGAAATTGAAGGCTTCAGATCTCTTAAAAGCTGCAAAGGAGAGCTGGCCTGACCTGATAATAGAAGGAGATGCAGTAAAGTATACTCCCCCTAGTCCTGAGAACCAAAAAGAGAGGAGAAAAAACTGGGAGTCCAGAGCAGGTTGTTCTGCAGGCAGAACTACGCTTGGGATCGCACCTGATGGAAGCGCTGTATTGTGCGAACAGATGCCCCTTGATGCAAAGTACTTCTTTGGAGACCTTAAAAGACAGTCGATAATGGAGGTCTGGAACTCCCCAGAGCTTCTCAGATTCATCTGCCCGCCGAGGGAGAATTTTGTCGGCACCCCGTGTCAACTCTGCACGGATTTCAATAATTGTATCCATGATAAAGGCTACTGCTTCAGAGATGCATTATTCGCCTACGGAAGAATACACCACCCACCGCCGGACTGTCCCCAGATGCCGGTGGGAGCTTACAGATTAACCTGA